A section of the Larus michahellis chromosome 1, bLarMic1.1, whole genome shotgun sequence genome encodes:
- the STYXL2 gene encoding serine/threonine/tyrosine-interacting-like protein 2: protein MASGRDSDSEQAVPDEEDEGPDVKAVQAHYLRSPSPSRYSVISDTDTESIFMEPIHLSSAVAAKQIINEELKTKDTKVDSVCPRMLESAQQLMVEDLYNRVKEKIDDTSLFNTPCVMDLQRALVKDRLETPRDAVDEVWPNVFIAEKSVAVNKSRLKRLGITHVLNAAHGTGVYTGPGFYNGLNIQYLGIEVDDFPDMDISKHFRPAAEFLDEALLTYRGKILVSSEMGISRSAVLVAAYLMIYHHMTVLEALMTLRKKRAIYPNDGFLKQLRELNEQLLEERELEHTGDEEVTPSQSPVVRAGTSSRLSGVGDSESIMGAKAHSITVEEETSSLLGSLMSSSSVEKNSWVSKHSTLISEEEEEQLYKEWRKKQGLPAKEPGVNHGRTSPKLLYQEGEQSEEDVEQRIHDWQCRNEKYQMEGPPREEDGNSSMGGRPYPSGEFSDVESVSSFEIRTLKQQLEASSFSRMRRSRTGSTSSESTWDMWNQRLLEIEKEAAQRYHSKNKNCGERRSPETGREERDVDEESVFSDSSSFYNFCQKNKDKLTPLERWKVKRIQFGFHKKDLEPSSSSAPSPAEDGSQAGEEGTEGKSLSDINLTAYQAWKMKRQKKVGSESKEEFVEFAKSEDSASAKKKQRRVELLERSKKILEESQSMCSWETDSMMSGSIPLSAFWPSAPSASGAEDAASALSMQTNHSSLSQARSSTGAMQPQIPLPSLPVGPGDTISMASIQNWIANVVSETIAQKQNEIMMLSRPSSAMASSVTSGDLGRRVDDDKVSLLSGQSGSTLATSQVRQQDMHRAESQSVLSCNTSVSARSEGTSSNMKITQTSKPLYSLFADDIDLKKLSRKEKEMQMEMREKMTDYQVEKVIRDNKRSTLFKKKVTKGEENEIEDDRESTTNSHRRTLQAHLDRTDTVFDLSSQPANTGLPKSETETDITKWLSGLKAEREPPSYYDQSEKAREKYSRSSKVREMDSETSSYRFSRSQREELDSCSSYESKGDSLRTMSRFSSASAKEDKKMYKFTRSRVSETRSSSEKSPDLHVFSRTPEPSFDSESPEPSTQSRVRSHHVEACEEEAKSDMSEFGAKRKFTQSFSKSEEDGKKEAKVQQSEERFASRQISQFRRSTRKEEEEEMDDDAIIAAWRSRLEETTAKLRRRREE, encoded by the exons ATGGCCAGCGGCAGAGATTCGGACAGTGAGCAGGCAGTGCCCGATGAGGAGGACGAGGGACCAGACGTGAAGGCCGTGCAGGCTCACTATCTCCGCAGCCCCTCACCCAGCCG GTATTCAGTGATATCGGACACTGATACAGAGAGCATCTTCATGGAGCCAATCCATCTGTCATCTGCTGTGGCTGCCAAACAAATAATCAATGAAG AACTGAAGACAAAGGACACCAAGGTAGATTCAGTGTGTCCCAGGATGTTAGAGTCCGCGCAGCAGCTGATGGTGGAAGACCTGTACAACCGAGTTAAGGAAAAGATTGATGACACCAGCTTGTTTAACACACCATGTGTGATGGACTTGCAGAGGGCACTTGTGAAGGACAGGCTGGAGacccccagggatgctgtggatgAAGTCTGGCCTAATGTCTTCATAGCAGAAAA aagtgTCGCAGTGAACAAAAGTCGTTTGAAGAGACTGGGGATCACGCATGTCTTGAATGCAGCTCATGGTACAGGTGTATACACAGGACCAGGTTTCTACAATGGTCTGAATATCCAATACCTGGGCATTGAAGTGGATGATTTTCCAGATATGGATATCTCCAAACACTTCCGCCCAGCTGCAGAGTTCCTTGACGAAGCACTACTGACTTACAGGG GCAAAATTCTTGTCAGCAGTGAAATGGGAATCAGTCGCTCAGCTGTCCTGGTGGCTGCTTACCTGATGATCTACCACCATATGACTGTTCTGGAGGCGCTGATGACTCTGAGAAAGAAGCGTGCCATTTACCCCAACGATGGCTTTCTGAAACAGCTAAGGGAGCTCAATGAGCAATTGTTGGAGGAACGAGAGTTGGAGCACACCGGAGACGAAGAAGTCACTCCTAGTCAAAGTCCTGTTGTCCGTGCAGGGACTTCTTCCCGGCTGTCTGGAGTTGGGGACTCAGAAAGCATCATGGGAGCCAAAGCCCACTCCATCACAGTAGAAGAGGAGACCAGCAGCCTGCTGGGTAGTCTTATGAGCTCGTCATCGGTGGAAAAAAATAGCTGGGTTTCCAAACACTCCACCCTCATcagtgaggaggaagaggaacagTTGTATAAGGAATGGAGGAAGAAACAAGGCCTGCCTGCAAAAGAACCAGGAGTCAACCATGGAAGAACATCTCCAAAGCTTCTGTATCAGGAAGGGGAACAATCTGAGGAGGATGTAGAACAGAGGATCCATGACTGGCAGTGCAGAAATGAGAAATACCAAATGGAGGGTCCACCCAGGGAGGAGGATGGCAATTCCAGCATGGGAGGAAGACCTTACCCATCAGGTGAATTCAGTGATGTTGAGAGTGTGAGCAGCTTTGAGATCCGAACCCTAAAACAACAGCTGGAAGCCAGTAGCTtcagcaggatgaggaggagccGCACAGGCTCTACGTCTTCAGAGAGTACTTGGGACATGTGGAACCAGAGGCTTCTAGAGATTGAGAAGGAAGCTGCTCAGAGGTATCATTCTAAGAATAAAAATTGTGGGGAGAGACGATCCCCAGaaacaggaagagaggagagggatgTGGATGAGGAGAGCGTGTTTTCAGACAGTAGCTCCTTTTACAATTTCTGCCAAAAGAACAAAGACAAGCTGACTCCTCTAGAAAGGTGGAAGGTCAAGAGGATCCAGTTTGGCTTTCACAAGAAGGATTTAGAACCATCATCATCTTCTGCACCATCTCCAGCAGAAGATGGCAGCCAGGCAGGTGaggaggggacagaagggaaaaGTTTGTCAGATATTAACCTGACTGCTTACCAGGCTTGGAAAATGAAGCGGCAGAAGAAGGTGGGCAGTGAAAGCAAGGAGGAATTTGTGGAGTTTGCCAAAAGTGAGGATTCTGCTTCAGCTAAAAAGAAGCAGAGGCGTGTAGAGCTCCTTGAACGTTCAAAGAAAATTTTAGAAGAAAGCCAGTCCATGTGCAGCTGGGAGACAGACAGTATGATGAGTGGGAGTATCCCACTGTCAGCTTTCTGGCCCTCTGCACCTTCTGCAAGTGGTGCTGAGGACGCAGCTTCTGCACTGAGCATGCAGACAAACCATTCATCTTTATCACAGgccaggagcagcacaggggCAATGCAGCCTCAGATACCCCTTCCCAGTCTCCCAGTTGGCCCAGGTGACACAATATCCATGGCAAGCATTCAGAACTGGATTGCTAACGTGGTCAGTGAAACCATTGctcaaaagcaaaatgagatCATGATGCTGTCCCGTCCATCGTCTGCAATGGCCTCCAGCGTAACGTCAGGAGACCTTGGCAGGCGTGTAGATGATGATAAGGTTTCTCTTCTCAGTGGCCAGAGTGGTTCAACTCTTGCTACCTCTCAGGTTCGCCAACAGGACATGCACAGGGCTGAGTCTCAGTCTGTCCTGTCTTGCAATACCTCAGTGAGCGCGAGATCAGAAGGGACTAGTTCAAACATGAAGATAACACAGACAAGCAAGCCACTGTACAGCCTCTTTGCTGATGATATTGACCTGAAGAAACTCAgtaggaaggagaaggagatgcaaatggaaatgagagagaaaatgacAGATTATCAAGTTGAAAAAGTGATCAGAGACAATAAACGCagcactttatttaaaaaaaaggtgaccaaaggagaggaaaatgaaatagaagatGACAGAGAGAGTACAACAAACAGTCACAGGCGCACCTTGCAAGCACATCTTGACAGAACTGATACAGTCTTTGATCTGTCCAGTCAACCTGCAAACACAGGTTTACCAAAGTCAGAGACAGAAACTGATATTACCAAGTGGCTCAGTGGcctgaaagcagagagagaacCACCGTCATATTATGATCAAAGTGAGAAGGCTAGAGAGAAATATAGCAGATCATCCAAAGTTAGAGAGATGGATTCTGAAACATCCAGCTACAGATTCTCCAGATCCCAAAGAGAAGAGCTAGACAGCTGTTCTTCCTATGAGTCAAAAGGAGATTCACTGAGAACCATGTCAagattttcctctgcttctgcaaAAGAGGACAAAAAGATGTATAAGTTCACAAGGTCAAGGGTCAGCGAGACAAGAAGTTCCAGCGAAAAGAGCCCAGACCTGCATGTTTTCAGCCGAACACCTGAACCATCCTTTGACTCTGAATCCCCTGAACCATCTACACAGAGTAGAGTTAGATCTCATCATGTGGAGGCGTGTGAAGAGGAGGCCAAGTCAGACATGTCAGAATTTGGAGCTAAGAGAAAGTTCACCCAGAGCTTTTCGAAGTCTGAAGAGGATGGAAAGAAGGAGGCAAAAGTGCAACAAAGTGAAGAAAGATTTGCATCTAGACAGATCTCTCAGTTCAGGCGAAGCACACgtaaagaagaggaagaagagatggaTGATGATGCCATTATTGCTGCTTGGAGAAGCCGACTAGAAGAAACTACAGCAAAGCTCCGGCGGCGAAGGGAAGAGTGA